A DNA window from Siniperca chuatsi isolate FFG_IHB_CAS linkage group LG6, ASM2008510v1, whole genome shotgun sequence contains the following coding sequences:
- the gng12b gene encoding guanine nucleotide-binding protein G(I)/G(S)/G(O) subunit gamma-12, whose product MSSKMQSSSSIAQARRTVQQLRIEASIERIKVSKASSDLMRYCGEHAKNDPLLMGIPASENPFKDKKPCTVL is encoded by the exons ATGTCATCAAAAATGCAGAGCTCCAGTAGCATAGCTCAGGCCAGGCGGACGGTGCAGCAGCTGAGGATAGAGGCCAGCATCGAGAGGATAAAG GTGTCCAAGGCTTCATCAGACCTGATGCGCTACTGTGGAGAACATGCCAAGAATGACCCGCTACTCATGGGTATCCCCGCTTCAGAAAACCCTTTCAAGGACAAAAAGCCTTGCACTGTTTTGTAG
- the gadd45ab gene encoding growth arrest and DNA-damage-inducible, alpha, b has product MCNMTFEETSGENSSERMESVAKALEEVLSSALPQGCITVGVYEAAKSLNADPDNVVLCLLATDDEEDVALQIHFTLIQAFCCENDINILRVSNLRRLAEILGGVKPGGEPMDLHCVLVTNPQSSLWKAPSLSKVNRFCRDSRCLDQWVPVINLPDR; this is encoded by the exons ATGTGCAATATGACTTTTGAAGAAACCAGTGGAGAGAATTCTTCAGAAAG GATGGAATCGGTGGCTAAAGCATTAGAGGAGGTCCTGAGCTCTGCATTGCCTCAGGGTTGCATCACTGTTGGAGTCTATGAGGCAGCAAAGTCACTAAATGC ggatcCAGACAATGTGGTGTTGTGTCTGCTGGCCACAGATGATGAGGAGGATGTGGCTCTCCAGATCCACTTCACCTTGATCCAGGCATTCTGCTGCGAGAACGACATCAACATCCTGCGGGTGAGCAACCTGAGGCGTCTGGCAGAAATACTTGGAGGAGTGAAACCTGGAGGGGAGCCCATGGACCTGCACTGTGTTCTAGTTACT AATCCTCAGTCGTCACTGTGGAAGGCCCCCTCGCTGAGCAAAGTGAACAGATTCTGCAGAGACAGTCGCTGTTTGGATCAGTGGGTGCCTGTTATCAACCTGCCCGACCGATGA
- the sec16b gene encoding protein transport protein Sec16B isoform X1, which produces MKEHAHLYQDWLILCEGVVMDHRGHPQPDSGPRSHRTKDREDYYRYSQQDRDQSYPPPNPRERDRHWAHPDARFRAHFSSPPARPEQYPYNTQQYPYGHGLPEHQRPQSRHGYDYPHHSHWDYRDNYGYYDHDHYRGQHGRQDAGQWGPQDSWRTDRYHDSTYRQEHSGSSYTEEYRYDQGRDVSQHYLNDYEDNPSRDNEEVSSYYLGTLESSKNSGLSSSSYELSQYINGAEHSEPVPQSVHTSDAEHGPVHQTSAPLKYSIPHAVVSFGPAGQLIRVTPGLSTQEKVSQLEFHSLEVILSDTKEQQEMRTFPGPLTREDLHKVDAIEFAHQRAGACIRGDKLHDKSSAALLWNLLILLCRQNGQIVGSDIAELLVQGSHSDGSWESDAPTLIDFSEGTTAEAPPRKGDDLLTGNWSGFSSETSEKALQSYTQLLLAGRKKEALELAMSSGLWGHALFLASKMDNRSYTTVLNRFTGQLMASDPLQTLFQLLSGRIPAVAMCCGNEKWGDWRPHLAVMLSNETGDPAVQQKAIVTMGDTLASKGLIHAAHVCYLTASVPFGAFTQKAERLVLLGSSHRQSFEYFATNPAIQCTELYEYCQTLGGKCSSIPSFQVYKFLYASRLLDCGLASQAFHYCEVVGQAILRQREPFFVLTGEVIKLSDRLRHSEGQFSEAGVSGAGQEPDWLKRLRARHHSLQTGSYDCTETYQPPHEGSVLAHEDSKVCLESDLDDLNRDIQSPEPELLYYRGTEDQESLEHQVEGNAEEMAALSCDVSGAQDWPHANSPLPVMVVYAPPAPTVAVSQDFSYHNTDSAEVRTPHCPLSNLPPAAEGAWSSSGAGTMGGQMLEVDISQQGQGQQSIPQGLEASSEPPIQSTKAGWFSGWFKSKPKDVHKESSKQGSEAQTELPPTTGFCPPPPPAIVSPGMFPSQPSSAGINPFSMKAGQQLG; this is translated from the exons ATGAAGGAGCATGCACATTTATACCAAGACTG GCTGATCTTGTGCGAAGGGGTCGTCATGGATCACAGAGGTCACCCCCAGCCCGACTCTGGCCCTCGCTCCCACAgaacaaaagacagagaggactACTACAGGTATTCTCAGCAGGACAGGGACCAGAGCTACCCACCACCGAACCCCAGAGAGAGGGACAGGCACTGGGCTCATCCAGACGCCCGCTTCAGGGCTCATTTCAGCAGTCCTCCTGCCAGACCGGAGCAGTATCCTTACAACACTCAGCAGTATCCGTATGGCCATGGCCTTCCTGAACACCAACGACCCCAGTCCAG GCATGGGTATGACTATCCACACCACAGCCACTGGGACTACAGAGACAACTATGGTTACTATGACCATGACCACTATAGAGGACAGCATGGGCGACAAG ATGCTGGCCAGTGGGGTCCCCAAGACTCCTGGAGAACGGACCGTTACCACGACAGCACATACAGGCAGGAACACTCAGGGAGCTCCTACACCGAGGAGTACAG GTATGACCAAGGGAGAGACGTCTCCCAGCATTACCTCAATGACTATGAGGATAATCCCTCCAGGGACAACGAAGAGGTTTCCTCATATTACCTGGGGACATTAGAAAGTTCCAAAAACTCTGGGTTATCCTCCAGCAGCTATGAACTGAGTCAGTACATTAATGGAGCTGAACACAGTGAGCCTGTCCCGCAGTCTGTTCACACATCCGATGCAG AGCATGGACCTGTGCATCAGACGTCAGCTCCTCTGAAGTACTCGATCCCTCACGCCGTTGTCAGCTTTGGGCCTGCAGGCCAGCTGATACGGGTCACTCCAGGCTTGTCCACACAGGAGAAAGTCAGTCAGCTGGAATTCCACAGTCTGGAA GTCATTCTGAGTGACACAAAGGAACAGCAGGAGATGAGAACCTTCCCAGGGCCCCTAACCAG GGAGGATTTGCACAAAGTAGATGCTATAGAGTTTGCCCACCAGAGGGCAGGCGCCTGCATCAGAGGCGACAAACTGCATGATAAGAGCTCTGCTGCCCTCTTGTGGAATCTACTGATACTCCTCTGCAGACAGAATGGA CAAATAGTTGGCTCAGATATCGCAGAGCTGCTGGTGCAGGGCTCACATTCAGACGGAAGCTGGGAGTCAGATGCTCCCACGCTCATTGACTTCAGTGAGGGCACAACTGCTGAAGCACCACCTCGCAAAGGAGATGACCTGCTCACGGGAAACTGGAGCGGCTTCAGCTCTGAGACCTCTGAGAAGGCCCTGCAGAGCTacactcagctgctgctggctggAAGAAAGAAG GAGGCCTTGGAATTAGCTATGAGCAGCGGCCTGTGGGGGCATGCGCTTTTTCTGGCCAGCAAAATGGACAACAGGTCTTACACCACTGTGCTGAACAG GTTTACAGGCCAGCTAATGGCCAGTGATCCCCTCCAGACTCTCTTCCAGCTGCTGTCTGGGAGAATCCCTGCTGTAGCCATG tgctgtggaaatgaaaaatggGGAGACTGGAGGCCCCATCTGGCTGTTATGCTCTCCAATGAGACAGGAGATCCTGCCGTCCAACAGAAGGCCATCGTCACCATGGGAGACACACTCG CCTCCAAAGGCCTCATACATGCCGCCCATGTGTGCTACCTGACAGCCAGTGTTCCCTTTGGGGCGTtcacacagaaagcagagagactGGTGCTTCTAGGCAGCAGCCACAG GCAGTCCTTTGAATACTTTGCCACAAACCCTGCCATCCAGTGCACTGAGTTGTATGAGTACTGCCAGACACTTGGTGGCAAGTGCTCTTCAATACCATCCTTTCAG gtGTATAAGTTCCTGTATGCCAGCCGGCTGCTGGACTGTGGGCTTGCGTCTCAGGCCTTTCATTACTGTGAGGTGGTAGGACAGGCGATCCTCAGACAGAGGGAGCCTTTCTTTGTGCTGACTGGTGAGGTTATTAAG CTGTCAGACAGGCTGAGACACTCTGAGGGTCAGTTCAGTGAAGCGGGGGTTAGCGGAGCCGGGCAGGAACCCGACTGGCTGAAACGGCTCCGTGCTAGGCACCACAGCCTACAG ACGGGGAGTTACGACTGTACTGAAACATACCAGCCACCTCATGAGGGAAGTGTTTTGGCCCACGAGGATAGCAAAGTGTGCTTAG aaTCTGACTTGGATGACCTAAACCGTGACATCCAGAGTCCAGAGCCTGAACTCCTTTATTACAGAGGCACCGAGGATCAAGAAAGCCTTGAGCATCAAGTTGAAGGAAACGCTGAGGAAATGGCCGCGTTGTCATGTGACGTTAGCGGAGCTCAGGACTG GCCACACGCCAATTCTCCATTGCCAGTAATGGTGGTTTATGCTCCCCCAGCGCCCACAGTGGCCGTGAGCCAAGACTTCAGTTATCATAACACAGATAGTGCTGAAGTCAGAACACCACATTGTCCTCTGAGTAATCTGCCACCAGCAGCAGAGG GAGCTTGGTCGTCCTCTGGAGCAGGCACA ATGGGGGGCCAGATGCTGGAAGTCGACATTAGTCAGCAGGGGCAAGGCCAGCAAAGCATCCCACAAGGTTTAGAGGCCTCCAGTGAGCCTCCAATACAG AGCACCAAGGCAGGATGGTTTAGTGGTTGGTTCAAATCAAAGCCCAAAGATGTTCACAAGGAGAGTTCAAAGCAGGGAAGCGAAGCTCAGACA GAGCTACCACCTACTACTGGcttctgtcctcctcccccGCCTGCCATTGTCTCTCCAGGCATGTTTCCATCCCAGCCTTCCTCTGCTGGGATCAATCCCTTTTCAATGAAAGCAG GTCAGCAGCTGGGGTAG
- the sec16b gene encoding protein transport protein Sec16B isoform X2: MHIYTKTGRLILCEGVVMDHRGHPQPDSGPRSHRTKDREDYYRYSQQDRDQSYPPPNPRERDRHWAHPDARFRAHFSSPPARPEQYPYNTQQYPYGHGLPEHQRPQSRHGYDYPHHSHWDYRDNYGYYDHDHYRGQHGRQDAGQWGPQDSWRTDRYHDSTYRQEHSGSSYTEEYRYDQGRDVSQHYLNDYEDNPSRDNEEVSSYYLGTLESSKNSGLSSSSYELSQYINGAEHSEPVPQSVHTSDAEHGPVHQTSAPLKYSIPHAVVSFGPAGQLIRVTPGLSTQEKVSQLEFHSLEVILSDTKEQQEMRTFPGPLTREDLHKVDAIEFAHQRAGACIRGDKLHDKSSAALLWNLLILLCRQNGQIVGSDIAELLVQGSHSDGSWESDAPTLIDFSEGTTAEAPPRKGDDLLTGNWSGFSSETSEKALQSYTQLLLAGRKKEALELAMSSGLWGHALFLASKMDNRSYTTVLNRFTGQLMASDPLQTLFQLLSGRIPAVAMCCGNEKWGDWRPHLAVMLSNETGDPAVQQKAIVTMGDTLASKGLIHAAHVCYLTASVPFGAFTQKAERLVLLGSSHRQSFEYFATNPAIQCTELYEYCQTLGGKCSSIPSFQVYKFLYASRLLDCGLASQAFHYCEVVGQAILRQREPFFVLTGEVIKLSDRLRHSEGQFSEAGVSGAGQEPDWLKRLRARHHSLQTGSYDCTETYQPPHEGSVLAHEDSKVCLESDLDDLNRDIQSPEPELLYYRGTEDQESLEHQVEGNAEEMAALSCDVSGAQDWPHANSPLPVMVVYAPPAPTVAVSQDFSYHNTDSAEVRTPHCPLSNLPPAAEGAWSSSGAGTMGGQMLEVDISQQGQGQQSIPQGLEASSEPPIQSTKAGWFSGWFKSKPKDVHKESSKQGSEAQTELPPTTGFCPPPPPAIVSPGMFPSQPSSAGINPFSMKAGQQLG, from the exons ATGCACATTTATACCAAGACTG GCAGGCTGATCTTGTGCGAAGGGGTCGTCATGGATCACAGAGGTCACCCCCAGCCCGACTCTGGCCCTCGCTCCCACAgaacaaaagacagagaggactACTACAGGTATTCTCAGCAGGACAGGGACCAGAGCTACCCACCACCGAACCCCAGAGAGAGGGACAGGCACTGGGCTCATCCAGACGCCCGCTTCAGGGCTCATTTCAGCAGTCCTCCTGCCAGACCGGAGCAGTATCCTTACAACACTCAGCAGTATCCGTATGGCCATGGCCTTCCTGAACACCAACGACCCCAGTCCAG GCATGGGTATGACTATCCACACCACAGCCACTGGGACTACAGAGACAACTATGGTTACTATGACCATGACCACTATAGAGGACAGCATGGGCGACAAG ATGCTGGCCAGTGGGGTCCCCAAGACTCCTGGAGAACGGACCGTTACCACGACAGCACATACAGGCAGGAACACTCAGGGAGCTCCTACACCGAGGAGTACAG GTATGACCAAGGGAGAGACGTCTCCCAGCATTACCTCAATGACTATGAGGATAATCCCTCCAGGGACAACGAAGAGGTTTCCTCATATTACCTGGGGACATTAGAAAGTTCCAAAAACTCTGGGTTATCCTCCAGCAGCTATGAACTGAGTCAGTACATTAATGGAGCTGAACACAGTGAGCCTGTCCCGCAGTCTGTTCACACATCCGATGCAG AGCATGGACCTGTGCATCAGACGTCAGCTCCTCTGAAGTACTCGATCCCTCACGCCGTTGTCAGCTTTGGGCCTGCAGGCCAGCTGATACGGGTCACTCCAGGCTTGTCCACACAGGAGAAAGTCAGTCAGCTGGAATTCCACAGTCTGGAA GTCATTCTGAGTGACACAAAGGAACAGCAGGAGATGAGAACCTTCCCAGGGCCCCTAACCAG GGAGGATTTGCACAAAGTAGATGCTATAGAGTTTGCCCACCAGAGGGCAGGCGCCTGCATCAGAGGCGACAAACTGCATGATAAGAGCTCTGCTGCCCTCTTGTGGAATCTACTGATACTCCTCTGCAGACAGAATGGA CAAATAGTTGGCTCAGATATCGCAGAGCTGCTGGTGCAGGGCTCACATTCAGACGGAAGCTGGGAGTCAGATGCTCCCACGCTCATTGACTTCAGTGAGGGCACAACTGCTGAAGCACCACCTCGCAAAGGAGATGACCTGCTCACGGGAAACTGGAGCGGCTTCAGCTCTGAGACCTCTGAGAAGGCCCTGCAGAGCTacactcagctgctgctggctggAAGAAAGAAG GAGGCCTTGGAATTAGCTATGAGCAGCGGCCTGTGGGGGCATGCGCTTTTTCTGGCCAGCAAAATGGACAACAGGTCTTACACCACTGTGCTGAACAG GTTTACAGGCCAGCTAATGGCCAGTGATCCCCTCCAGACTCTCTTCCAGCTGCTGTCTGGGAGAATCCCTGCTGTAGCCATG tgctgtggaaatgaaaaatggGGAGACTGGAGGCCCCATCTGGCTGTTATGCTCTCCAATGAGACAGGAGATCCTGCCGTCCAACAGAAGGCCATCGTCACCATGGGAGACACACTCG CCTCCAAAGGCCTCATACATGCCGCCCATGTGTGCTACCTGACAGCCAGTGTTCCCTTTGGGGCGTtcacacagaaagcagagagactGGTGCTTCTAGGCAGCAGCCACAG GCAGTCCTTTGAATACTTTGCCACAAACCCTGCCATCCAGTGCACTGAGTTGTATGAGTACTGCCAGACACTTGGTGGCAAGTGCTCTTCAATACCATCCTTTCAG gtGTATAAGTTCCTGTATGCCAGCCGGCTGCTGGACTGTGGGCTTGCGTCTCAGGCCTTTCATTACTGTGAGGTGGTAGGACAGGCGATCCTCAGACAGAGGGAGCCTTTCTTTGTGCTGACTGGTGAGGTTATTAAG CTGTCAGACAGGCTGAGACACTCTGAGGGTCAGTTCAGTGAAGCGGGGGTTAGCGGAGCCGGGCAGGAACCCGACTGGCTGAAACGGCTCCGTGCTAGGCACCACAGCCTACAG ACGGGGAGTTACGACTGTACTGAAACATACCAGCCACCTCATGAGGGAAGTGTTTTGGCCCACGAGGATAGCAAAGTGTGCTTAG aaTCTGACTTGGATGACCTAAACCGTGACATCCAGAGTCCAGAGCCTGAACTCCTTTATTACAGAGGCACCGAGGATCAAGAAAGCCTTGAGCATCAAGTTGAAGGAAACGCTGAGGAAATGGCCGCGTTGTCATGTGACGTTAGCGGAGCTCAGGACTG GCCACACGCCAATTCTCCATTGCCAGTAATGGTGGTTTATGCTCCCCCAGCGCCCACAGTGGCCGTGAGCCAAGACTTCAGTTATCATAACACAGATAGTGCTGAAGTCAGAACACCACATTGTCCTCTGAGTAATCTGCCACCAGCAGCAGAGG GAGCTTGGTCGTCCTCTGGAGCAGGCACA ATGGGGGGCCAGATGCTGGAAGTCGACATTAGTCAGCAGGGGCAAGGCCAGCAAAGCATCCCACAAGGTTTAGAGGCCTCCAGTGAGCCTCCAATACAG AGCACCAAGGCAGGATGGTTTAGTGGTTGGTTCAAATCAAAGCCCAAAGATGTTCACAAGGAGAGTTCAAAGCAGGGAAGCGAAGCTCAGACA GAGCTACCACCTACTACTGGcttctgtcctcctcccccGCCTGCCATTGTCTCTCCAGGCATGTTTCCATCCCAGCCTTCCTCTGCTGGGATCAATCCCTTTTCAATGAAAGCAG GTCAGCAGCTGGGGTAG
- the sec16b gene encoding protein transport protein Sec16B isoform X3, protein MDHRGHPQPDSGPRSHRTKDREDYYRYSQQDRDQSYPPPNPRERDRHWAHPDARFRAHFSSPPARPEQYPYNTQQYPYGHGLPEHQRPQSRHGYDYPHHSHWDYRDNYGYYDHDHYRGQHGRQDAGQWGPQDSWRTDRYHDSTYRQEHSGSSYTEEYRYDQGRDVSQHYLNDYEDNPSRDNEEVSSYYLGTLESSKNSGLSSSSYELSQYINGAEHSEPVPQSVHTSDAEHGPVHQTSAPLKYSIPHAVVSFGPAGQLIRVTPGLSTQEKVSQLEFHSLEVILSDTKEQQEMRTFPGPLTREDLHKVDAIEFAHQRAGACIRGDKLHDKSSAALLWNLLILLCRQNGQIVGSDIAELLVQGSHSDGSWESDAPTLIDFSEGTTAEAPPRKGDDLLTGNWSGFSSETSEKALQSYTQLLLAGRKKEALELAMSSGLWGHALFLASKMDNRSYTTVLNRFTGQLMASDPLQTLFQLLSGRIPAVAMCCGNEKWGDWRPHLAVMLSNETGDPAVQQKAIVTMGDTLASKGLIHAAHVCYLTASVPFGAFTQKAERLVLLGSSHRQSFEYFATNPAIQCTELYEYCQTLGGKCSSIPSFQVYKFLYASRLLDCGLASQAFHYCEVVGQAILRQREPFFVLTGEVIKLSDRLRHSEGQFSEAGVSGAGQEPDWLKRLRARHHSLQTGSYDCTETYQPPHEGSVLAHEDSKVCLESDLDDLNRDIQSPEPELLYYRGTEDQESLEHQVEGNAEEMAALSCDVSGAQDWPHANSPLPVMVVYAPPAPTVAVSQDFSYHNTDSAEVRTPHCPLSNLPPAAEGAWSSSGAGTMGGQMLEVDISQQGQGQQSIPQGLEASSEPPIQSTKAGWFSGWFKSKPKDVHKESSKQGSEAQTELPPTTGFCPPPPPAIVSPGMFPSQPSSAGINPFSMKAGQQLG, encoded by the exons ATGGATCACAGAGGTCACCCCCAGCCCGACTCTGGCCCTCGCTCCCACAgaacaaaagacagagaggactACTACAGGTATTCTCAGCAGGACAGGGACCAGAGCTACCCACCACCGAACCCCAGAGAGAGGGACAGGCACTGGGCTCATCCAGACGCCCGCTTCAGGGCTCATTTCAGCAGTCCTCCTGCCAGACCGGAGCAGTATCCTTACAACACTCAGCAGTATCCGTATGGCCATGGCCTTCCTGAACACCAACGACCCCAGTCCAG GCATGGGTATGACTATCCACACCACAGCCACTGGGACTACAGAGACAACTATGGTTACTATGACCATGACCACTATAGAGGACAGCATGGGCGACAAG ATGCTGGCCAGTGGGGTCCCCAAGACTCCTGGAGAACGGACCGTTACCACGACAGCACATACAGGCAGGAACACTCAGGGAGCTCCTACACCGAGGAGTACAG GTATGACCAAGGGAGAGACGTCTCCCAGCATTACCTCAATGACTATGAGGATAATCCCTCCAGGGACAACGAAGAGGTTTCCTCATATTACCTGGGGACATTAGAAAGTTCCAAAAACTCTGGGTTATCCTCCAGCAGCTATGAACTGAGTCAGTACATTAATGGAGCTGAACACAGTGAGCCTGTCCCGCAGTCTGTTCACACATCCGATGCAG AGCATGGACCTGTGCATCAGACGTCAGCTCCTCTGAAGTACTCGATCCCTCACGCCGTTGTCAGCTTTGGGCCTGCAGGCCAGCTGATACGGGTCACTCCAGGCTTGTCCACACAGGAGAAAGTCAGTCAGCTGGAATTCCACAGTCTGGAA GTCATTCTGAGTGACACAAAGGAACAGCAGGAGATGAGAACCTTCCCAGGGCCCCTAACCAG GGAGGATTTGCACAAAGTAGATGCTATAGAGTTTGCCCACCAGAGGGCAGGCGCCTGCATCAGAGGCGACAAACTGCATGATAAGAGCTCTGCTGCCCTCTTGTGGAATCTACTGATACTCCTCTGCAGACAGAATGGA CAAATAGTTGGCTCAGATATCGCAGAGCTGCTGGTGCAGGGCTCACATTCAGACGGAAGCTGGGAGTCAGATGCTCCCACGCTCATTGACTTCAGTGAGGGCACAACTGCTGAAGCACCACCTCGCAAAGGAGATGACCTGCTCACGGGAAACTGGAGCGGCTTCAGCTCTGAGACCTCTGAGAAGGCCCTGCAGAGCTacactcagctgctgctggctggAAGAAAGAAG GAGGCCTTGGAATTAGCTATGAGCAGCGGCCTGTGGGGGCATGCGCTTTTTCTGGCCAGCAAAATGGACAACAGGTCTTACACCACTGTGCTGAACAG GTTTACAGGCCAGCTAATGGCCAGTGATCCCCTCCAGACTCTCTTCCAGCTGCTGTCTGGGAGAATCCCTGCTGTAGCCATG tgctgtggaaatgaaaaatggGGAGACTGGAGGCCCCATCTGGCTGTTATGCTCTCCAATGAGACAGGAGATCCTGCCGTCCAACAGAAGGCCATCGTCACCATGGGAGACACACTCG CCTCCAAAGGCCTCATACATGCCGCCCATGTGTGCTACCTGACAGCCAGTGTTCCCTTTGGGGCGTtcacacagaaagcagagagactGGTGCTTCTAGGCAGCAGCCACAG GCAGTCCTTTGAATACTTTGCCACAAACCCTGCCATCCAGTGCACTGAGTTGTATGAGTACTGCCAGACACTTGGTGGCAAGTGCTCTTCAATACCATCCTTTCAG gtGTATAAGTTCCTGTATGCCAGCCGGCTGCTGGACTGTGGGCTTGCGTCTCAGGCCTTTCATTACTGTGAGGTGGTAGGACAGGCGATCCTCAGACAGAGGGAGCCTTTCTTTGTGCTGACTGGTGAGGTTATTAAG CTGTCAGACAGGCTGAGACACTCTGAGGGTCAGTTCAGTGAAGCGGGGGTTAGCGGAGCCGGGCAGGAACCCGACTGGCTGAAACGGCTCCGTGCTAGGCACCACAGCCTACAG ACGGGGAGTTACGACTGTACTGAAACATACCAGCCACCTCATGAGGGAAGTGTTTTGGCCCACGAGGATAGCAAAGTGTGCTTAG aaTCTGACTTGGATGACCTAAACCGTGACATCCAGAGTCCAGAGCCTGAACTCCTTTATTACAGAGGCACCGAGGATCAAGAAAGCCTTGAGCATCAAGTTGAAGGAAACGCTGAGGAAATGGCCGCGTTGTCATGTGACGTTAGCGGAGCTCAGGACTG GCCACACGCCAATTCTCCATTGCCAGTAATGGTGGTTTATGCTCCCCCAGCGCCCACAGTGGCCGTGAGCCAAGACTTCAGTTATCATAACACAGATAGTGCTGAAGTCAGAACACCACATTGTCCTCTGAGTAATCTGCCACCAGCAGCAGAGG GAGCTTGGTCGTCCTCTGGAGCAGGCACA ATGGGGGGCCAGATGCTGGAAGTCGACATTAGTCAGCAGGGGCAAGGCCAGCAAAGCATCCCACAAGGTTTAGAGGCCTCCAGTGAGCCTCCAATACAG AGCACCAAGGCAGGATGGTTTAGTGGTTGGTTCAAATCAAAGCCCAAAGATGTTCACAAGGAGAGTTCAAAGCAGGGAAGCGAAGCTCAGACA GAGCTACCACCTACTACTGGcttctgtcctcctcccccGCCTGCCATTGTCTCTCCAGGCATGTTTCCATCCCAGCCTTCCTCTGCTGGGATCAATCCCTTTTCAATGAAAGCAG GTCAGCAGCTGGGGTAG
- the znf648 gene encoding zinc finger protein 648 produces MISSPTAQVTMADEISPRMSDRAVVENRSKRKHQGRHCVTPSLPDGQIFINTHNVNTDSSFGGVCVGMNSLSESSDTGILYLNPQTPNWSLAEKFAELSPAEETGLNDDQDHSSRELLQCTKYIENNKIYGRNEVFLDAGQKKERNCSKYHKVQSDASVKQRASKLKELNVEKYSPGGGGNKIKKKTLNTCPANKSLKKCADDKIPRLLVAMKKRSGVDTEQRPFKCTHCHWSFKKLCNLQSHLQTHTGLKPHVCDTCGKAYSHQGTLQQHKRLHTGERPYHCPFCVKTYIWSSDYRKHIRTHTGEKPYVCDTCGKDFIRSSDLRKHERNMHTNDKPFPCTHCGKTFNKPLSLKRHERKHLGERPFSCPDCGKAFALASRMAEHHKIHTGVRPYVCSVCSKCFTKSSNLAEHEAIHSGARPHKCAECGVAFAMASRLVRHQYVHNKEKPHSCTGCSKNFSHLATLKLHQEQTCAGRIFVCVECDKSFQCAAKLAQHVLDHKDKNI; encoded by the coding sequence ATGATTTCATCCCCCACTGCACAAGTGACCATGGCTGATGAAATCTCCCCACGGATGTCTGACAGGGCAGTTGTTGAAAATAGGAGTAAAAGGAAACATCAAGGAAGGCATTGTGTCACTCCTTCTCTCCCGGATGGACAGATCTTCATTAACACTCACAACGTGAATACTGACTCTTCATTTGGTGGTGTTTGTGTAGGTATGAACTCACTTTCAGAGAGCAGTGACACTGGAATCCTTTATCTGAACCCTCAAACACCAAACTGGTCTCTCGCGGAGAAGTTTGCTGAGCTTTCACCGGCGGAAGAAACAGGGCTTAATGACGACCAAGACCACAGCAGTCGAGAATTGCTACAATGCACTAAATATATTgagaacaataaaatatatggaCGGAATGAAGTGTTCTTGGATGCTGGGCAAAAGAAGGAAAGGAACTGCTCTAAATACCATAAGGTACAAAGTGATGCCTCGGTCAAACAGAGGGCATCTAAGCTCAAAGAGCTAAATGTTGAGAAATATTCTCCAGGTGGAGGTGGgaataaaatcaaaaagaaGACTTTAAATACTTGTCCTGCTAACAAATCACTTAAAAAGTGTGCAGACGACAAGATCCCTCGACTTTTGGTAGCGATGAAAAAACGTAGTGGAGTTGACACAGAACAGCGTCCCTTCAAGTGCACACACTGCCACTGGTCTTTTAAGAAGCTCTGCAACCTACAGAGtcacttacaaacacacactggcctCAAGCCACATGTGTGTGATACATGTGGCAAGGCTTATTCCCATCAGGGCacgctgcagcagcacaagcgTTTACACACCGGTGAAAGACCATATCACTGCCCTTTCTGTGTCAAGACCTATATCTGGTCCTCAGATTACCGCAAGCATATCCGCACACACACTGGTGAAAAGCCCTACGTCTGTGACACTTGCGGCAAGGATTTCATTCGCTCCTCTGACCTGCGAAAGCATGAGCGGAACATGCACACCAATGACAAGCCCTTCCCGTGCACGCACTGTGGCAAGACCTTCAATAAACCCCTCTCCCTGAAGCGTCACGAGCGTAAGCACCTGGGAGAAAGGCCTTTCTCCTGCCCCGACTGTGGCAAGGCCTTTGCTCTGGCCAGTCGTATGGCAGAGCACCACAAGATCCACACAGGAGTGCGTCCGTACGTCTGCTCGGTGTGCTCCAAGTGTTTCACAAAGTCCTCCAACTTGGCCGAGCACGAGGCCATTCACAGCGGAGCGCGGCCCCATAAGTGTGCGGAGTGCGGCGTGGCGTTTGCCATGGCTTCCCGCCTCGTTCGTCACCAGTACGTCCACAATAAAGAGAAACCCCACAGCTGCACAGGCTGCAGCAAGAACTTTAGCCACCTAGCCACGCTGAAGCTTCACCAGGAGCAAACCTGTGCCGGGAGGAtctttgtctgtgtggagtGTGACAAATCCTTCCAGTGTGCCGCAAAGCTTGCACAGCATGTGCTGGACCACAAGGACAAGAATATCTGA